GTACTGCGCGCCGATGCGCGTCTCGCCCAGGCAGTAGCTGCACAGCGCGGCGGGCATGCTGAAGCGAAGGCGCCGGCCTTCGACCGTGTCGACCTCCGCGCCCTCGCGCCACAGCGAGGCGAACTCGAAGCTGCCCTGGCCGGTGACGCCGTTGACGTGCAGGATGCGAGCCTTGGGGTTGACGCGCCGCACGCGGGCGGCGAAGACCTCGCGCTCGGCCTGGCTGACCACGTCCCCCTTGGTGATCACCACGATGTCGGCCGACTTGAGCATCGGGCCGATCTTCTGCGGCGTGTCGATGCCCGAGAGGTTGTCGATCACGCAGACCGCCAGCACGTCGCGGATGTAGGGCGAGCAGCGGTTGCACAGGCCGGCGCTCTCGCTCACCAGCACGTCCAGACCCTCGCCGCGGCCCCACTGCACGCACTCCTCGACGTTGCTGACGAAGTAGTGGTCGGGGCAGAGGGCGCCGGACAGGCCCTTGCGCACCGGCAGGCCGTGGCGCGCGTAGGTCTCGTCGTCCTGGGTGCTGAGGCAGTCGAACTTCACCACGCCCACGCGCAGGCCCGGCCCCTGCGGGCCGTCACCACGCACGTGGGCGACGGTCTTGAGGATCACCGCCGTCTTACCCGACGACGGCGGCCCGCTGACGGTCACGAACCTCATCCCTCGCCCCCCGTCGCATC
This DNA window, taken from bacterium, encodes the following:
- a CDS encoding GTP-binding protein, with the translated sequence MRFVTVSGPPSSGKTAVILKTVAHVRGDGPQGPGLRVGVVKFDCLSTQDDETYARHGLPVRKGLSGALCPDHYFVSNVEECVQWGRGEGLDVLVSESAGLCNRCSPYIRDVLAVCVIDNLSGIDTPQKIGPMLKSADIVVITKGDVVSQAEREVFAARVRRVNPKARILHVNGVTGQGSFEFASLWREGAEVDTVEGRRLRFSMPAALCSYCLGETRIGAQYQLGNVRKIDLGTAGTNLEVDADRQLGAPLSGGEGAR